The Desulfotignum phosphitoxidans DSM 13687 nucleotide sequence GCAATACCCCATGGTGGCCAGATTGGCCATGCCCGGAATCCCGCCGTAAAGCAACGGTGCTCCGGGACTGGTCATCTGGCAGAGGGTAATACCGGCCAGTTCTTCGGCATGCAGCTGGGCCAGGGTACCGGCCATGGTCAGCGGCGAGGTGGACCCGGCCATGGGGGCGGAAGACAGGGCCACAGGGATTTTGTGCCGCACGGCTTCCTGCATGATTTTGGTGGACTGGGTGCACAGCTTGAGCGGACTGATGGCAAACGAAGTGATCACGGAAATGAGGGGCCGTTGTGCCAGTTTTTCTTTGCTCCCCGCGATCATGGCCGCCATCTCCATGACCTGATGAAGCCCTTGCTCATTGTTCACCCCGGACATGACATGTTTGCCGGATGCAGACAGGCAGGCGTAAAACATATTGATATCATAGTCTTTTTCGTCAATGTCCGTGGGAATGCACGGCCGGACCAGAAAATGGATATGCTTGAGCTGGTCCACCAGCCGGGACACCTTGTACAGGTCATCCAGGGTGGTGGCCCGGACCTCACCCGTGTCCGGATCCAGGATCTTGATGGCGGCCCCGCCCGTGCCCAAGTGCACCCGGTCTTCGGTCAGGTTCAGGTCATATTCCGGATTCTGACCGCAGAGCACCACTTTTTCCGAGGCTTTTTCCACCCAGGTGGTGACAAGATCCTTTGGAAACCGGATCCGTTTTTTGTCCCGGTCCACAGATGCCCCGTTTTGCTCCAGCATTGCCACCGTGTCATCCAGGCCGGATTCATAGGTAATCCCGGTTTTTTCCAAAATGGTCAATGCGGCATGGTGGATGGTTTCAATCTGTTTTTCGGACAATGGCTGGTATTGCCCGCCCTGTAATCCCATTAAATTCATCGTTTTCTCCTCCCGTTTTATACCGTTGCTTTTGTTTTTTGACAGTTACACACTTCCTGTTTTTCGTTATGTCACGGCAGGGCACGGGTGTCAATAAAAGTGTAACAAAAACCATCTTTTTTTATTGTTCTTGTAAAATTTGAATGCTTTTGTTACAAAATTTTTGGATTAAACGTGAAATCCAGCACGAAACCAGATAAATGGCAATGAACCTTTAACCAATGGAAAATCCATGACCCATAAACCCGGCTCTCTGCAAGCCACCATTCATGAAAAATATGACACCCTGACGGCCAAGGGCAAGCGCCTGGCGGATTTTGTTCTCTTAAGCCCGGACAAGGCCGTGTTCATGACCACCCGGCAGCTGGCTGCGGCCGTGAACACCAGTGAAGCCACCGTGGTCCGGTTTGTGCGGCAGCTGGGATTTACAAACTACGCTATTTTCATCAACACGCTGCGGGATCTCATTGACCGGGAACTGACCCTGGTGGAACGGGGAAAAATGAGCCATCTGGTGGCCGGCAGCGAAGATGCGGAACTGGACCGGCTTATCAACCAGGATATCCGCAGCATCCGGGCCATGCACAAAAATATCGATCCGGCCGTGGTACAAGCGGTCAGAGACGCTTTGAAATCCGGGCCGGCCGTATATGTCATGGGGTCCCGGCTGTCCTATTCCTCAGCCCACTACATGGGCTGGACCCTGTCAAAGCTCCGGCCCGGTGTCTGCATCCTCAACGGCAGTGACCGAACTTCCATGGACCAGCTGATTTTCGCGCCGCGGGAATCCGTGGTGGTGATCATTGCCACCTCCCGGTACCCCAACGAACTGGTTCGCCTGGGCAAAATTCCCCGGCGCCAGGGTTTTCGCCAGATTCTGATCACAGACAGTGCCTCCTGCCCCCTGGTCCAGTTCAGTGACCATGTCCTGATCACCCCCCAG carries:
- a CDS encoding trimethylamine methyltransferase family protein; this encodes MNLMGLQGGQYQPLSEKQIETIHHAALTILEKTGITYESGLDDTVAMLEQNGASVDRDKKRIRFPKDLVTTWVEKASEKVVLCGQNPEYDLNLTEDRVHLGTGGAAIKILDPDTGEVRATTLDDLYKVSRLVDQLKHIHFLVRPCIPTDIDEKDYDINMFYACLSASGKHVMSGVNNEQGLHQVMEMAAMIAGSKEKLAQRPLISVITSFAISPLKLCTQSTKIMQEAVRHKIPVALSSAPMAGSTSPLTMAGTLAQLHAEELAGITLCQMTSPGAPLLYGGIPGMANLATMGYCGGAVECGMMNAAIHQMSRHIKVPNYNSSGLSDAKVPDAQAGYEKALTSVLASMGGSNYIHHSAGMLESMLTIAHEQFVIDDEIIGNCCKVLNGIDVDEEHLALEVIDSIGPAGNFMTAPHTMSHMRKEYFYGNGVTDRKNRDRWKKEGAMDARQRALGIARKLLANKTAYIPDDIDAAIRKKFNVLVPKQN